From the Acidobacteriota bacterium genome, one window contains:
- a CDS encoding ATP-binding protein has protein sequence MIRREITPVLIRLFQQYPFVTLTGPRQSGKTTLCRMAFPELKYVNLEAPDQRDFAESDPRGFLSRLGTGAILDEIQRVPDLPSYLQVLADEEGRNSLFVLTGSEQLRISESISQSLAGRTALLRLLPFSLAEREETGASNVIDEILYSGFYPRIHDRKLEPRQALGDYFETYVERDVRRIGEIRNLPGFRRFVRLCAGRVGQLVNLAALGADTGVSHTTARHWLALLEASYIVFRLPPFHANIRKRLVKSPKLYFYDVGLASYLIGIEHAGQVATHPLRGALFENAVVAEALKYRFNRGRRSNLSFFRDKSGLECDLLYETGEGIGAIEVKAGATIASDYFRALKRVAKVLPRISNKAVVYGGVEGQFRRDAEVAPLADLPKMLERYDSREGP, from the coding sequence ATGATCCGGCGCGAAATAACGCCCGTTCTGATCAGGCTCTTCCAGCAGTATCCCTTTGTCACCCTGACCGGGCCACGTCAATCCGGCAAGACGACACTTTGCCGGATGGCGTTTCCCGAGTTGAAATATGTGAATCTGGAAGCCCCGGACCAGCGAGATTTTGCCGAATCCGATCCTCGAGGTTTCCTCTCGCGGCTCGGGACCGGAGCCATCCTGGATGAGATCCAACGCGTCCCCGATCTCCCGTCTTATCTTCAGGTGCTGGCCGATGAGGAGGGCCGGAACAGTCTCTTCGTACTGACCGGAAGCGAACAGCTCAGGATTTCCGAATCCATTAGCCAGTCGCTGGCGGGACGGACGGCTCTGCTCCGTCTGCTCCCTTTTTCCCTCGCCGAGCGGGAGGAAACCGGCGCCAGCAATGTGATCGACGAGATTCTGTACTCCGGCTTCTATCCCAGGATTCACGACCGGAAACTGGAACCTCGGCAAGCGCTCGGCGACTACTTCGAAACCTATGTCGAGCGCGACGTGCGGCGGATCGGGGAGATCCGCAACCTGCCGGGTTTTCGGCGATTCGTTCGTCTGTGCGCCGGGCGCGTCGGGCAGCTCGTCAATCTGGCCGCGCTGGGCGCCGACACAGGCGTCTCTCATACCACGGCGCGACACTGGCTCGCGCTTCTGGAAGCCAGCTATATCGTGTTTCGGCTGCCGCCGTTCCATGCAAACATTCGCAAGCGTCTGGTCAAGTCGCCCAAGCTCTACTTCTACGACGTGGGGCTGGCGAGCTATCTCATCGGCATCGAGCACGCCGGGCAGGTCGCCACCCACCCCCTGCGGGGAGCGCTCTTCGAGAACGCCGTGGTAGCGGAAGCTCTCAAGTATCGCTTCAACCGGGGTCGCCGTTCCAACCTGTCCTTCTTCCGCGACAAGAGTGGTCTGGAATGCGATCTCCTCTACGAGACTGGAGAAGGCATCGGCGCCATCGAGGTCAAAGCCGGCGCCACGATCGCATCCGACTATTTCCGGGCGCTCAAGAGGGTCGCCAAGGTGCTGCCGCGGATTTCCAACAAGGCGGTGGTCTATGGAGGCGTTGAAGGTCAGTTCCGGCGAGACGCCGAGGTGGCGCCGCTGGCAGATCTGCCGAAGATGCTGGAGCGTTACGACAGTCGCGAGGGACCCTGA
- a CDS encoding Nramp family divalent metal transporter — translation MIRPESDPHVYPSPPSLLQRPTLSSLWVFVGPGVIIASVTIASGELVFASRSGAIFGYGMLWCFLYAGIFKGIQVYTASRHIVLTGEHPMTTWCSMPVVGMAFPLLIVLPAVMLMLVGFSALPEILATFIHRLMGGAVEGAGIGPWQHLEFWLNVWATVVLTACLILALISTYDIVERLSTVILGIMVLCIASAVVILGPNIPDLFQGLFLPRVSDYQPWVLEKYSQTFSGRSPWLEVLLYIGAVGGGSQDYVGYIGFLREKKWGLAGIRVAGSRELAEAARNSASEVVERARIWTRAPLLDTTLSFTFVILVTLLFAILGSMVLNPNRAIPDGSEFLTVQESFLTTLHPQLKWLYRVGVFLAFIGTLYGAFEVYSRVISEGVRSIFPRFVERPFFKSLRTVTIIYCFLGGLLLVWLPKEIAGDVLGRVTFTGVISGGIAACGLWCFAMIWADRYRLPPPLRMSWKLRLATAVAGAVMFSLGVRVIVSYFQGN, via the coding sequence GTGATTCGGCCCGAGTCGGACCCGCACGTCTATCCCTCCCCGCCGTCGCTGCTGCAGCGTCCGACCCTCTCCTCGCTCTGGGTCTTCGTGGGCCCCGGCGTCATCATCGCCTCGGTGACCATCGCCAGCGGCGAGCTGGTCTTCGCCTCCCGGAGCGGCGCCATCTTCGGCTATGGAATGCTCTGGTGCTTTCTCTACGCCGGCATCTTCAAGGGGATCCAGGTCTACACCGCCTCCCGGCACATCGTCCTGACCGGAGAGCATCCCATGACCACCTGGTGCTCCATGCCGGTGGTGGGAATGGCGTTTCCGCTGCTCATCGTCCTCCCCGCGGTCATGCTCATGCTGGTGGGGTTCTCGGCCCTTCCCGAGATCCTGGCGACCTTCATTCATCGGCTCATGGGAGGAGCCGTGGAGGGGGCAGGCATCGGCCCCTGGCAACACCTGGAATTCTGGCTCAATGTCTGGGCCACGGTGGTCCTGACCGCCTGCCTGATCCTGGCGCTGATCTCCACCTACGACATCGTGGAGCGCCTCTCCACCGTGATCCTGGGGATCATGGTGCTGTGCATCGCTTCGGCTGTGGTGATCCTGGGGCCCAACATTCCTGACCTGTTCCAAGGGCTCTTTCTCCCTCGGGTCAGCGACTACCAGCCCTGGGTCCTGGAGAAATATTCCCAGACATTCTCCGGACGCAGTCCCTGGCTGGAGGTCTTGCTCTACATCGGTGCGGTGGGAGGAGGCAGCCAGGACTACGTGGGGTACATCGGCTTCCTTCGGGAGAAGAAATGGGGACTGGCGGGGATTCGTGTCGCCGGCAGCCGGGAACTGGCCGAGGCGGCTCGGAACTCCGCCTCGGAGGTGGTCGAGCGGGCCCGTATCTGGACCCGGGCTCCTCTGCTGGACACCACCCTCTCCTTCACCTTCGTCATCCTGGTGACCTTGCTCTTCGCCATCCTGGGATCCATGGTGCTGAACCCGAACCGGGCGATTCCCGACGGGAGCGAGTTCCTGACCGTGCAGGAGTCCTTCCTGACCACCCTGCATCCCCAACTCAAGTGGCTCTACCGGGTGGGCGTCTTCCTGGCCTTCATCGGGACCCTCTACGGGGCTTTCGAGGTCTACTCCCGCGTCATCTCCGAAGGAGTGCGCAGCATCTTTCCCCGTTTCGTGGAGCGCCCCTTTTTCAAGTCCCTGAGAACGGTGACCATCATCTACTGCTTTCTGGGCGGATTGCTGCTGGTCTGGCTCCCCAAGGAGATCGCCGGCGACGTGCTCGGGCGCGTCACCTTCACGGGAGTGATCAGCGGCGGAATTGCCGCCTGCGGACTCTGGTGCTTCGCCATGATCTGGGCCGACCGCTACCGGCTGCCGCCCCCGCTGCGCATGAGCTGGAAGCTCCGGCTGGCCACCGCCGTTGCCGGCGCCGTCATGTTCTCCCTGGGAGTCCGTGTCATCGTCTCCTACTTTCAAGGAAATTGA
- a CDS encoding aldehyde dehydrogenase family protein, whose product MIHFPVLRWGKPYKSLDVDQVVHFISGEPLAEVSQAIGGMIARDMRRGQRARDALREIPIRELIRRVSEAADLFMSAELPAGDGSQTPGEFVRYQSATTGLPEHMCRQNMEKLHYVLTSMEQILDALTRGLDLSILTAGYGEENGVVRSFQATTPVLGMVLPSNSPGVHGLWLPVIPLQIGLVLKPGPQEPWTPYRMSEAFFQAGIPRNAVSLYPGLGDVGAAVLQHCTRNLIFGGTPTIEQYGNNPRVQVHGPGFSKILLGDDQVDDWERHLDLMVDSVLINSGRSCISCSGIWVSRHGREIADALAQRLGPIAPKDPRDPDSQLAAFTVKGQGEAIDSGIEQGLQEPGIEDVTARYRDGDRLISRERCSYLRPTVIHSPSPEATLANTEYMFPFASVVECPQSQMLDRIGDSLVVTGITEDPAFRQKLMDCPHIDRLNLGPIPTIRLNWLQPHEGNLVDFLYRARAFQTAAG is encoded by the coding sequence GTGATTCATTTTCCCGTTCTTCGCTGGGGCAAGCCCTATAAGAGCCTGGACGTGGACCAGGTGGTGCATTTCATCAGCGGTGAGCCGCTGGCGGAAGTCAGCCAGGCCATCGGCGGGATGATCGCCCGGGACATGCGAAGAGGGCAGCGGGCTCGGGACGCGCTCCGGGAGATCCCGATCCGGGAACTGATCCGCCGGGTATCTGAGGCGGCGGACCTGTTCATGTCCGCCGAGCTCCCGGCCGGCGACGGAAGCCAGACCCCCGGCGAGTTCGTGCGGTACCAGTCGGCAACCACGGGATTGCCCGAGCACATGTGCCGCCAGAACATGGAGAAGCTTCACTACGTCCTGACCTCGATGGAGCAGATTCTGGACGCGCTGACCCGGGGCCTCGATCTGTCCATATTGACCGCGGGTTACGGCGAGGAAAACGGTGTCGTCCGGAGCTTTCAGGCCACGACCCCGGTGCTGGGCATGGTGCTCCCTTCCAACTCACCCGGAGTCCACGGTCTCTGGCTCCCCGTCATTCCGCTCCAGATCGGACTGGTCCTCAAGCCGGGGCCCCAGGAGCCGTGGACCCCATACCGGATGAGCGAGGCCTTCTTCCAGGCGGGCATCCCCCGAAACGCCGTCTCCCTCTATCCGGGGTTGGGGGATGTGGGTGCGGCCGTGCTCCAGCACTGCACGCGGAATCTCATCTTCGGCGGAACCCCGACCATCGAGCAATACGGCAACAATCCACGGGTCCAGGTGCACGGGCCCGGATTCAGCAAGATCCTGCTGGGAGACGACCAGGTCGACGACTGGGAACGCCATCTGGACCTCATGGTGGACAGCGTCCTGATCAACAGCGGCCGCAGTTGCATCAGTTGTTCCGGCATCTGGGTCTCGCGCCACGGGCGGGAAATCGCCGACGCGCTGGCTCAGCGTCTGGGACCCATTGCGCCCAAGGATCCCAGGGACCCCGATTCCCAACTGGCTGCTTTCACGGTGAAGGGCCAGGGAGAAGCCATCGATTCGGGGATCGAACAGGGACTTCAAGAGCCCGGGATCGAGGATGTGACGGCCCGGTACCGCGACGGCGACCGCCTGATTTCCCGTGAGCGATGCTCCTACTTGCGGCCCACGGTGATCCATTCCCCGTCTCCCGAAGCCACGCTGGCCAATACGGAGTACATGTTCCCCTTCGCCAGCGTGGTGGAATGCCCCCAGAGCCAGATGCTGGACCGTATCGGAGACAGCCTGGTGGTGACCGGCATCACGGAAGATCCCGCCTTTCGCCAGAAGCTCATGGACTGTCCCCACATCGACCGCCTCAACCTGGGCCCCATCCCCACCATCCGCCTCAACTGGCTCCAACCCCACGAGGGGAACCTGGTGGACTTCCTCTACCGCGCCCGGGCCTTCCAGACCGCGGCCGGTTGA
- a CDS encoding cupin domain-containing protein: MPIVEHRSLPEKPWRPNYRSYDITRDGDGTTTSSVSWALVGTGAGAPLHFHEAEEFIVVQEGTLEFRLGSETHRVGPEHTVVVPARTPHGFINPGPGTARILAFFPVKDPFLGTTYLEGDPPASHRGRSRVRHDSPGGGS; this comes from the coding sequence ATGCCCATAGTAGAACACCGCAGCCTGCCCGAGAAGCCGTGGAGACCCAACTACCGGAGCTATGACATCACCCGCGACGGTGATGGAACCACCACCAGCAGCGTATCCTGGGCTCTGGTGGGAACAGGTGCGGGGGCGCCGCTGCACTTTCACGAGGCCGAGGAGTTCATTGTGGTTCAGGAGGGGACCCTGGAGTTTCGCCTGGGTTCGGAGACGCATCGCGTCGGTCCCGAACATACGGTGGTCGTACCCGCACGCACCCCCCACGGATTCATCAACCCCGGTCCCGGCACGGCCCGGATCCTCGCCTTCTTCCCGGTCAAGGACCCCTTCCTGGGGACCACCTATCTGGAAGGAGACCCGCCAGCGTCCCATCGAGGCCGATCCAGGGTCCGACATGATTCTCCCGGAGGTGGATCTTGA
- a CDS encoding DUF2283 domain-containing protein, with amino-acid sequence MKLHYYPETDSLYVEFKPVPGTETREVAGGLNVDLDANGDVVGFDIDHASTRLDLSTLETEALPIRAYKAC; translated from the coding sequence ATGAAACTGCACTACTATCCCGAAACCGACAGCCTTTACGTAGAGTTCAAACCTGTACCGGGTACCGAGACCCGGGAAGTCGCCGGCGGACTCAACGTCGATCTCGATGCGAATGGCGATGTTGTCGGTTTCGACATTGACCATGCTTCCACGCGCCTTGACCTGTCGACGTTGGAGACGGAAGCTCTCCCTATCCGCGCTTACAAGGCCTGTTGA
- a CDS encoding TIGR02206 family membrane protein has translation MPTPEFQIFGTPHLIVMALTLAVPILMIAAVRKTASKTVADAGAWLLAGTLLVNETIHWGYRLNAVGWSRFVQDHLPLHVCGLTIILTAAVLIFRRQRIYEIVYFWGLAGSTNAVITPGDLEAGFPDYRFFQYFIAHSGIVAGVLYATLGLKMRPTLGGLFRAFVALNVLAVVLGVLNFLLGSNYMFLCRPPAGTESPFFFAGWPWYIPIIDLVALVMFFVVFSPFVVARWRASRTSIGPE, from the coding sequence ATGCCAACGCCGGAATTCCAGATCTTCGGGACGCCTCACCTCATCGTGATGGCGCTGACCCTGGCCGTGCCGATTCTGATGATCGCGGCGGTACGAAAGACGGCCTCGAAAACGGTGGCCGACGCCGGCGCCTGGCTCCTGGCCGGCACCCTGCTGGTCAACGAAACGATCCACTGGGGCTACCGGCTGAATGCCGTCGGCTGGAGCCGGTTCGTGCAGGATCACCTGCCGCTTCACGTCTGCGGATTAACAATTATCCTGACGGCCGCGGTTCTGATCTTCCGCCGCCAGAGAATTTACGAAATCGTCTATTTCTGGGGCCTGGCGGGATCCACAAACGCCGTCATCACCCCGGGGGACCTGGAAGCTGGGTTCCCCGACTATCGCTTCTTCCAGTACTTCATCGCCCACTCGGGCATCGTGGCGGGAGTCCTGTACGCCACTCTGGGCCTCAAGATGCGGCCGACGCTGGGCGGGCTGTTCCGAGCGTTCGTTGCACTCAACGTTCTCGCGGTCGTGCTCGGCGTCTTGAACTTCCTGTTGGGATCCAACTACATGTTTCTCTGCCGGCCCCCGGCCGGCACCGAGTCGCCCTTCTTCTTCGCCGGATGGCCCTGGTACATCCCCATCATCGACTTGGTCGCGCTGGTGATGTTCTTCGTCGTCTTTTCTCCCTTTGTGGTGGCCCGCTGGAGGGCATCGCGAACTTCAATCGGTCCGGAGTGA
- a CDS encoding amidohydrolase family protein, producing the protein MKNSLSTTWLGLLLLSGGPGFAGEPPKPTLEMFQSEDATCYDRSVQPQTSVVDTHVHFRPFGGPAIPFREVISYLERTGVLFVNMYGIGQRLPVGSPCTYYLDCPGTPVRPSLTNDFDNAADFVRQAPDGVHITLSMTFPDLSRPESILPGMQLLDREHPGAFNWMGEVNLVKQALFNNGHRPVPPAKIPEWAAFMAILRERGIPLAIHADLGNDEDPTRYLALIQRMLRLYPDNKIIWLHMGLSKELVNMDSGQHIRIMETLLDRYPNLIVDLSWRVVDDHYFSKPEKRAAYVSFLNRYSERMLPGTDFLASADKDFDVYRTELEITSRIFRYLSDEAFRNIALGQNYFRLLGLDFVAPQICGRQRP; encoded by the coding sequence ATGAAGAACTCGCTGTCGACAACATGGCTGGGCCTGCTTCTCCTGTCGGGAGGCCCTGGATTCGCCGGCGAACCTCCCAAGCCGACGTTGGAGATGTTCCAGTCTGAAGACGCAACCTGCTACGACCGTTCGGTACAACCCCAGACCTCGGTCGTGGATACCCACGTGCATTTCCGGCCCTTCGGCGGTCCGGCGATTCCTTTCCGGGAGGTGATCTCCTACCTTGAACGGACGGGAGTCCTTTTCGTCAACATGTACGGGATCGGCCAGAGGCTTCCGGTGGGTTCACCATGCACCTACTACCTGGATTGTCCGGGCACGCCGGTCCGGCCCAGTTTGACGAACGATTTTGACAATGCAGCCGACTTCGTCCGTCAGGCGCCCGACGGCGTCCACATCACGCTGTCCATGACCTTCCCGGACCTGTCCCGGCCCGAATCGATCCTTCCCGGCATGCAGCTCCTGGATCGGGAGCACCCCGGCGCCTTCAACTGGATGGGGGAAGTGAACCTGGTGAAACAGGCATTGTTCAACAACGGTCACCGACCGGTTCCGCCGGCCAAGATCCCGGAGTGGGCCGCCTTCATGGCGATTCTGCGGGAACGGGGCATCCCTCTGGCGATTCACGCGGATCTGGGGAACGACGAGGATCCCACTCGATACCTGGCGTTGATCCAGAGGATGCTGCGCCTCTACCCCGACAACAAGATCATCTGGTTGCACATGGGATTGTCCAAGGAACTCGTGAACATGGACTCGGGACAGCACATCCGGATCATGGAGACGCTGTTGGACCGCTACCCCAACTTGATTGTGGACCTCTCCTGGCGCGTGGTCGACGACCACTACTTCTCCAAACCTGAGAAGAGGGCCGCGTATGTCTCGTTCTTGAACCGGTATTCGGAGCGGATGCTGCCGGGAACCGACTTCCTGGCTTCAGCGGACAAGGATTTCGATGTCTACCGGACGGAGTTGGAGATCACCAGCCGGATATTCCGCTACTTGAGTGACGAGGCCTTTCGAAACATCGCCCTGGGTCAGAACTACTTCCGGCTGCTGGGCCTGGATTTCGTGGCCCCGCAGATTTGCGGACGTCAGCGCCCCTGA
- a CDS encoding M20 family metallopeptidase: MTGNELLKAFEEERDSTVELLRKLVEMESPTTDKPLVDELAFFLADHARGCGLEPRIVPRKDVGDIVWTEWGEGGEGRILVLCHLDTVWPQGSLERMPFRIEDGRIHGPGIFDMKAGVTATLKIQEFIARGWIRPRRKVRFLYTTDEETGSDASVELIEEFSRESDLALVTEPPLPGGVLKTFRKGAGMAAMKIHGRSAHAGVEPERGVNAVRELGHQIEAIHGLASSSLETSVHVTMAEGGTRDNVIPEFAKATIDFRFRTVEEGHRVEDGLHALKPRHPEIRLEVTGGINRPPMIKGDGGQQLFDRAREIGAELGLDLEEGETGGGSDGSFSAALGVPTLDGLGVNGDGAHALHEHIELDALPVRVALLARLVEKL; encoded by the coding sequence ATGACGGGGAATGAGCTGTTGAAGGCCTTCGAAGAGGAGCGGGACTCCACGGTAGAGCTGCTCCGGAAGCTGGTGGAGATGGAGAGTCCCACCACCGACAAACCGCTGGTGGACGAGCTGGCGTTTTTTCTCGCCGACCATGCGCGGGGCTGCGGCCTGGAGCCGCGGATCGTTCCCAGAAAAGACGTGGGCGATATCGTCTGGACCGAATGGGGAGAGGGAGGCGAAGGCCGGATCCTGGTGCTCTGCCACCTGGACACGGTCTGGCCTCAAGGGAGCCTGGAGCGAATGCCCTTCCGGATCGAGGACGGACGCATTCATGGTCCCGGGATCTTCGACATGAAGGCCGGAGTAACGGCCACATTGAAGATCCAGGAATTCATTGCACGAGGATGGATCCGGCCCCGACGGAAGGTGCGGTTCCTCTACACCACCGACGAAGAGACGGGCAGCGACGCCAGCGTGGAACTGATCGAGGAGTTCAGCCGCGAGAGCGACCTGGCGCTGGTGACCGAGCCGCCCCTGCCCGGAGGCGTCCTGAAGACGTTTCGAAAGGGAGCCGGGATGGCGGCCATGAAGATCCATGGCCGCTCCGCCCACGCGGGCGTGGAGCCGGAGCGGGGGGTGAACGCCGTCCGGGAGTTGGGCCACCAGATCGAAGCGATTCACGGACTCGCCTCCAGCTCTTTGGAGACCTCGGTCCACGTGACCATGGCGGAAGGGGGCACCCGGGACAACGTGATACCCGAGTTCGCCAAAGCCACCATCGATTTTCGGTTCCGGACCGTGGAGGAGGGCCACCGGGTGGAGGACGGGCTGCATGCGCTGAAACCGAGGCATCCGGAAATCCGGCTGGAGGTCACGGGAGGGATCAACCGGCCGCCCATGATCAAGGGCGACGGCGGGCAGCAACTCTTCGACCGGGCGCGAGAGATCGGGGCCGAGTTGGGCCTGGATCTGGAAGAGGGTGAGACCGGAGGGGGAAGCGACGGCAGCTTCAGCGCCGCCCTGGGAGTCCCCACCCTGGACGGTCTGGGAGTGAACGGAGACGGAGCCCACGCCCTTCACGAGCACATCGAGCTGGACGCCCTGCCCGTCCGAGTGGCGCTGCTGGCCCGTCTCGTCGAGAAGCTGTAG
- a CDS encoding PQQ-like beta-propeller repeat protein, which yields MMSRSRVLLALTFWAPLALPMSAAELAAADWPQWRGPARDGISREQGIITAWSQPGPPLVWKVEGGEGFSSISVSQGRLYTMVDRDDEEWVVCLDTGTGLELWKALSAASYKEYQGGNGARSTPTVDGPRVYALGATGTLLCLDKRSGRVIWKREILEEMGAENLIWGVSTSPLVEENMLLVNVGAPGASVVAFDKESGKVIWKALDEVASYSSPIAITVGGIREVVFFGGRAIMGLSPGDGKLHWKHEWRTTSDMNIATPIFANPYLFISSGRGTGSGLLRLTPKGDSVESKFVWTTEIMQNHYNGCVLVGEYLYGFDNSVLKCMRLTDGEVLWAHRSVGKGSLIAAQGHLIVLGEQGHIAMVQATPEGYRQTGMKKILQHRAWTPPALAGGRLYARDHHHIACLDLRKRR from the coding sequence ATGATGAGCAGGAGCAGAGTCCTTCTGGCACTGACGTTCTGGGCGCCGCTGGCCCTTCCCATGTCGGCGGCGGAACTGGCGGCCGCCGACTGGCCCCAATGGCGTGGTCCGGCCCGCGACGGAATCTCCCGGGAGCAGGGGATCATCACCGCGTGGTCCCAGCCCGGTCCTCCCCTGGTCTGGAAAGTGGAAGGGGGCGAGGGCTTTTCCTCCATCTCCGTCTCCCAGGGACGCCTCTACACCATGGTCGACCGGGACGACGAGGAGTGGGTCGTGTGCCTGGACACGGGCACCGGACTGGAACTCTGGAAGGCGCTCTCGGCGGCTTCGTACAAGGAATACCAAGGGGGCAACGGCGCCCGCTCGACACCCACCGTCGACGGCCCGCGAGTCTATGCCCTGGGGGCGACGGGAACCTTGCTCTGCCTGGACAAGCGCTCGGGAAGGGTGATCTGGAAACGGGAGATCCTGGAGGAGATGGGTGCGGAGAACCTGATCTGGGGCGTTTCCACCTCTCCCCTGGTGGAAGAGAACATGCTCCTGGTGAACGTGGGAGCTCCCGGAGCCTCCGTCGTTGCCTTCGACAAAGAGTCGGGGAAGGTGATCTGGAAGGCGCTGGACGAGGTGGCCAGCTATTCCTCCCCCATCGCCATCACGGTCGGCGGAATCCGGGAAGTCGTCTTCTTCGGAGGACGCGCCATCATGGGCCTGTCACCGGGAGACGGGAAGCTCCATTGGAAGCATGAGTGGCGGACCACGTCGGACATGAACATCGCCACGCCGATTTTCGCCAATCCGTACCTGTTCATCTCCTCCGGACGCGGAACCGGAAGCGGCCTCCTGCGTCTGACCCCGAAAGGCGACAGCGTGGAGTCCAAGTTCGTCTGGACCACGGAGATCATGCAGAACCACTACAACGGGTGCGTGCTGGTGGGAGAATACCTTTACGGGTTCGACAACTCGGTCCTCAAGTGCATGCGGCTGACGGACGGGGAGGTCCTCTGGGCCCATCGGAGCGTGGGCAAAGGTTCCCTGATCGCGGCGCAGGGCCACCTCATCGTCCTGGGGGAACAGGGCCACATCGCCATGGTTCAGGCCACACCGGAAGGGTACCGGCAGACGGGCATGAAAAAGATTCTCCAGCACCGCGCCTGGACTCCGCCGGCGTTGGCCGGGGGACGGCTCTACGCCCGCGACCATCACCACATCGCCTGCCTGGACCTGAGGAAGCGGCGCTGA
- a CDS encoding thiamine pyrophosphate-binding protein yields the protein MSQTAAGNLVDCLLERGVRHLFTLSGNQILSLYDATIGRDLKLIHTRHEAAAVHMADAWGRLQETAGVAVVTAGPGHCNSIGALYVALQAESPLVLISGHSPLSQLGKGAFQEMDQVAIAAPVTKASWRVDGPERAAAALDEALALASSGRPGPVHLSIPSDVLAATAEAADRPPRKRNPPESIAQEDAEQVLRLLAGARRPLLLAGAAMSRPLRWQTVRELARACGAPALKMESPRGVNDPRLYGASRLFGRADLVVLLGKDLDFALRFGGSPFAADCRFVQIAAPGHPAPDHPKTVLSLGADPATAALQLARRWRGNGSAFDSWRRAVESARSETPAEWEDWRGGAQSPIHPLRVCEGLRPFLTDTAVVVSDGGEFGQWAQAGLDSRVNLINGPSGAIGSAIPMALAGRLARPGQPVFAFLGDGTFGYHALEFDTALRYRLPVVAIVGNDARWNAEYQLQLDHYGPERTVACELLPTRYDQAVEALGGHGEWVPEPDQLEPALERALDSGLPACVNVAVEGVKAPAF from the coding sequence ATGTCTCAAACCGCTGCCGGGAACCTGGTCGACTGCCTGTTGGAACGTGGGGTGCGCCATCTCTTCACCCTGTCAGGGAACCAGATCCTCTCCCTCTACGACGCCACCATCGGCCGGGATCTGAAACTGATCCACACCCGCCACGAGGCAGCCGCCGTGCACATGGCCGATGCCTGGGGCCGGTTGCAGGAAACTGCTGGGGTCGCTGTGGTGACAGCGGGACCAGGCCACTGCAACTCTATCGGCGCCCTCTACGTGGCGCTCCAGGCCGAGTCGCCTCTGGTCCTCATCAGTGGACACTCGCCCTTAAGCCAATTGGGGAAGGGAGCCTTCCAGGAGATGGACCAGGTGGCAATCGCGGCTCCCGTGACCAAGGCCTCTTGGCGGGTCGATGGCCCGGAACGGGCGGCGGCCGCCCTGGACGAGGCTTTGGCTCTGGCCAGCTCGGGGAGGCCGGGCCCGGTTCACCTCAGCATTCCCAGCGACGTCCTGGCCGCAACAGCGGAAGCGGCTGACAGGCCTCCCCGGAAGCGGAACCCGCCGGAATCCATTGCGCAGGAAGACGCTGAGCAGGTCCTGCGCCTTCTGGCCGGAGCTCGGCGGCCTCTCCTGCTGGCCGGCGCTGCCATGTCGCGGCCGCTTCGGTGGCAAACGGTGAGGGAACTCGCCCGCGCCTGCGGCGCCCCGGCCCTCAAGATGGAGAGTCCCCGGGGCGTCAACGACCCTCGACTCTACGGGGCGTCCCGGTTGTTCGGCCGCGCCGACCTGGTGGTGCTGCTGGGGAAGGACCTGGATTTCGCCCTCCGTTTCGGAGGGTCTCCCTTCGCAGCCGATTGCAGGTTCGTCCAAATCGCCGCGCCGGGGCACCCGGCTCCGGATCACCCGAAAACCGTGCTGAGCCTGGGGGCCGATCCGGCCACGGCAGCGCTGCAACTGGCTCGCCGGTGGCGCGGAAACGGCTCCGCTTTCGATTCGTGGCGCCGCGCCGTCGAGTCGGCCCGTTCCGAAACGCCTGCCGAGTGGGAAGATTGGCGGGGTGGCGCGCAGAGTCCGATCCATCCTCTCCGCGTCTGCGAAGGCCTCCGTCCGTTCCTGACCGACACCGCCGTGGTGGTGAGCGATGGAGGGGAGTTCGGTCAGTGGGCACAGGCCGGACTGGACTCCCGAGTGAACCTGATCAACGGGCCGTCGGGCGCCATCGGAAGCGCGATCCCCATGGCGCTCGCTGGCCGGTTGGCCCGGCCCGGACAACCGGTCTTCGCCTTCCTGGGAGACGGGACCTTCGGATATCACGCCCTGGAATTCGATACGGCCCTGCGTTACCGGCTCCCCGTCGTGGCCATCGTCGGCAACGATGCTCGCTGGAATGCGGAATACCAGTTGCAACTGGACCACTACGGGCCCGAGCGGACCGTGGCCTGCGAGCTTCTCCCGACTCGATACGACCAGGCGGTAGAAGCCCTGGGCGGCCACGGGGAGTGGGTGCCGGAACCGGACCAGTTGGAACCGGCGTTGGAACGAGCTCTCGATTCCGGCCTCCCGGCTTGTGTGAACGTCGCCGTCGAGGGCGTGAAAGCCCCCGCGTTCTAA